The sequence ATCGCCGCCATGGCCGCCTCGGCGGTCTGCTCCAGGTCCTCGGCTGTATGCGCCAGCGACACAAAGGCGGCCTCGAACTGCGACGGAGCCAGGTAGACGCCGCGCGCGAGCATCGCCTGGTGGAAGCGGGCGTAGCGTGTCGTGTCGGCAGCGGTGGCGCTGGCGTAGTCCGTGACCGGCCCCTCAGTGAAGAAGCCGGTCAGCATCGAGCCGACCCGGTTGACGGTCAGCGGCACACCCGCCGCCTCGGCGGCGCGGGTCATCCCCTCGGCGAGCTGAGCGCCAAGCGCCTCCAACCGCTCGTACATGCCCGGCTCGCGCAACAGCTCCAGCGTGGCGATCCCTGCCGCCATCGCCAGTGGGTTCCCCGAGAGCGTCCCCGCCTGGTAGACCGGCCCCAGCGGCGCCATCTGCTCCATCAAGTCACGCCGCCCGCCGTAGGCACCAACCGGCAGCCCGCCACCGATGATCTTGCCCAGGCAGGTCAGGTCGGGCAGCACGCCGTAGCGTTCCTGCGCCCCACCCGGCGCCACCCGGAACCCGGTGATGACCTCGTCGAAGATCAGCAGCGCGCCGTGCTCCCGGGTGATCTCGCGGAGCCCTTCAAGAAACCCTTCGGCGGGCGGGATGACTCCCATGTTCCCCGCCACGGGCTCGACGATCACCGCCGCGATCTGGTCGCCGCTCTCCGCGAAGGCCGCACGCACGGCATCGAGGTCGTTGTACGGCAGCGAGATCGTATCGGCCGCGGTGCCGGCGGTGACCCCCGGCCCGCTTGGGATGCCGAGCGTCAGCACGCCCGAGCCGGCCGTCGAGAGCAGCGCGTCGGCGTGCCCGTGGTAGCAGCCGGCGAACTTGACGATCTTGTCCCGGCCGGTGGCGCCGCGCGCCAGCCGGAGGGCAGACATCGTCGCCTCGGTGCCCGAGTTGACGAATCGCACCATCTCGATCGACGGCACCATCTCGACCACCAGCCGCGCCAGCTCCGTCTCCGCCTCGGTCGGCGCGCCGTAGCTGGTACCCCGGTCGACCGCCTCGTGCAGCCGCGCGGTGACGGCCGGGTGGGCGTGACCGGCGATGAGCGGCCCCCACGAGCAGACGTAGTCGATGTAAACGTTGCCGTCGACGTCGGTCAGGCGCGAGCCTTGCCCTCGCTCGATGAAGGGCGGCGTGCCGCCCACAGCCCGGAAGGCCCGCACCGGGCTGTTCACCCCGCCCGGCATGTAGCGCTGCGCCTCGGCAAATGCCCGCTCCGAACGCGTCATCCCCTGCCCTCCAATGGACCCTCGTACCCCGCCTCCACCTCTGTCAGTCGCCCGGCTCAGCGACCCGCACCGCGCTCGGCACCCCGGCCTCTTCGGCCAGCCAGCGAGCAGCCTCCTTGGCGTGATAGGTGATGATCGCCCCGGCCCCCGCACGCTTGATCGCGGTCAAGGCCTCAAGCACGGCGCGCCGCTCGTCGATCCACCCGTTCAATGCGGCGGCCTTCAACATGCTGTACTCGCCGCTCACGTTGTACGCCAGCACCGGCACGTCGAAGCGCACCCTGGCCTCGGCAACCACGTCGAGGTACGGCAGCGCGGGCTTGACGATGATGGCGTCGGCCCCCTCCTCGATGTCGGTAGCGATCTCCGCCAGCGCCTCACGCCGGTTGCCCGGGTCCATCTGGTGCGAGCGCCGGTC is a genomic window of Sphaerobacter thermophilus DSM 20745 containing:
- the hemL gene encoding glutamate-1-semialdehyde 2,1-aminomutase, with amino-acid sequence MTRSERAFAEAQRYMPGGVNSPVRAFRAVGGTPPFIERGQGSRLTDVDGNVYIDYVCSWGPLIAGHAHPAVTARLHEAVDRGTSYGAPTEAETELARLVVEMVPSIEMVRFVNSGTEATMSALRLARGATGRDKIVKFAGCYHGHADALLSTAGSGVLTLGIPSGPGVTAGTAADTISLPYNDLDAVRAAFAESGDQIAAVIVEPVAGNMGVIPPAEGFLEGLREITREHGALLIFDEVITGFRVAPGGAQERYGVLPDLTCLGKIIGGGLPVGAYGGRRDLMEQMAPLGPVYQAGTLSGNPLAMAAGIATLELLREPGMYERLEALGAQLAEGMTRAAEAAGVPLTVNRVGSMLTGFFTEGPVTDYASATAADTTRYARFHQAMLARGVYLAPSQFEAAFVSLAHTAEDLEQTAEAAMAAMREAAA